The Actinopolymorpha sp. NPDC004070 region GGTCGTCTTGGTCGAACGGAACCGGGACATCGGAGGTTTTATCGCCACAGAGGAGCGCACGCTCCCCGGCTATCTGCACGACACCTATTCCTCGTGGCAGCCGTTGTTCGTCTCCGGTGCGGCATACGCAAGTCTCGGCGACCTGCTGCACAAGCATGGTCTCGAGTACCGCAACACCGACGGTTGGACGACCGGGAGTGTGGCCGCCGACGGGCGGACGACGCTTCTACACCGGGACCCCGAACGCACTGTTGCGGAGTTCGAGCACTGTGAGGACCGGGCGGCCTATCTGGCCTCGCTGGCCTTCCTGGCCGAGAACATGGGGTCGATCGGTGGGCTCATGAGCAGTGAGCTTCGCTCGCCCGCGCTGGTGCGGTATTCGGCCGGGTTGGTCAGGAGGAGCGGCCGTCACGGCATGGAACAGCTGTTGCGTTCGGTTGCGACGAGCGGGCGCGGGTACGCGCGCCGGGAGTACCGCGGGCCAGAGGTGGATCACCTCCTGGTGCCGTGGCTGCTCCATGCCGGGCTGTCGCCGGACCACGCGTCGGGCGGGCTGACGGCGCCGTTGCTGGCCGCGACGCTGCACGGGTTCGGCCTCCCGGTGGTCCTGGGTGGGGCCGGTCGGTTCGTGGCGGCGTTCCGGTTGCTGCTGGACTCCCTCGGCGTGCGCGTGGAGACGGGGACACGGGTGGAACGCATCCTCGTCCAGGAGGGCCGCGCGACCGGCGTCCTGGCCGGCGGCAGGGCGATCCGGGCACGCCGGGCCGTGGTCGCCTCCGTGACCCCTACCGCGCTCTACGACGACCTGCTTCCGGAGGGGACAGTGCCGCCCGCGATCGTCGAGGAGGCTCGAAGGTTTCGTTACGGCCGGGCGGCGATGCAGATCCATGTCGCCCTGTCCGGACCGATCGGCTGGCGCGACGAACGCCTCGGCACGATTCCGCTCGTCCATCTGTCCGACGGGTCAAGCAGCACCGGGATCGCCTGCGCGGAGGCGGAGGCGGGGCTGCTGCCGAGGAGGCCGACATTGGTGGTCGGGCAGCAGTACGTCCTGGACCCGAGCCGGGTACCTGCCGGAGCCGCCAGCCTCTGGCTGCAACTCCAGGAGGTGCCGCACCTCCCGCGCGGGGACGCCGCCGGTGAGCTCGACACGGCCTCCGGCTGGACCGCCGCGCTCGCACATGGCTACGCCAAGCGGGTGCTGAACCAGATCGCCGAGCACGCACCCGATCTGCACGATCGGACCCGCGCGGTCGACATAGTGACTCCAACCGACCTAGAAGCGCGCAATCCGAACGCCGTCGACGGCGACCCGTACGGCGGTTCGGCGGAACTGGACCAAAGCTATCTGTGGCGCCCGTTACCCTCCGCCGGTCGACACGCGACCCCGGTGGACGGGCTCTGGCAGATCGGTGCCTCGACTCATCCGGGAGCCGGACTCAACGGAGCATCCGGCCACGTCGTCGCGAAGGCCCTCACCGAGCCTGGCCGACTGACCCGACTTGGTGAGCGACTGGCCAGGCGTACATGACCCCGTGGCCCGCCGTGCCGGCCGACGATGAGCGCCCGGCCGACGAACTCGCGCGCCCGCAGCCGATGGTTCGGGACGACGAGGCAATGGGCAACTGCACCTCTGCCACCAAGATCACCGTCGGGTGGTTCTTGGTGAGCACTGGCGTACGTCGTTTCGCGTCCCGTCCCGCACTGCACACCCCCAACTGTCCGCGAGCTGATGTGCGACCTGGGGTGGGCGTTGGCGCTACCGTCTAGGCCCGTTCGGGAGGAAGAGGGACGTTCCAGGTCAGGGCGGCGCCCTCGCCAGGGCTGTGGATGGTGAAGGTGCCGTGGTGGCGTTCGGCGCGGACACGGAGGTTGCGCAGGCCGCTGCGGCGGGTCGTGTCGCCGATGCCGCGTCCGTTGTCGCAGACACGGACGGTCAGGCCGCTGCCGTTGACGGTGACGTCGACGCTGACCTGGGTGGCGTGGGCGTGCCGAGCGGTGTTGGACAGTGCTTCGCGGACGACCGCGAGGAGATCGCCGGTGATGGCGTCGTCGACCAGTTCGATCGGGCCGGTGAAGTGGATCGACGGCGCGTACCCGAGTGACGGGGTGGCGTCGTGAACGACGTTCAACACTCGTTGCCGCGCGCCATCACCGGACTGCTGGTACGGCACCGGGGAGGGGCGAAGCCCGAAGATCGTCATACGGATCTGGCCGATGACGTCATCGAGCGTGGCCACCGTCTCCAGCAGCCGCTGCCGCAGCCGCGCGCGGGGTTCGGCGTCTGCGGCAGCGGCCATGCTCTGCAGTCTCATTCCGGTGACGAAGAGTTCCTGGAGGACGTGGTCGTGCATGTCGCGGGCGATCCGGTCGCGCTCTTCCAGCAGGCGCAGACCTTCGGCCTGGGTGCGGTGTTCTTCCTGCTGCTTGGCCAGCACGGCCTGCGAGGCGAACGAACTGAGCATTGCCACGTCCAGGTCGTCGAAGTTGGGCCGGCCCCGACGCTTGCCGACGTTGAACGTGCCCAACTGGGCTCCCTCGGGGTCCACGATCGGGACGCTCATGCCCGGACCGAAGGGAGCCACCCATGAGCGCGCTGGAGGGTAGAGATTGGAGTGTTTGCCCCAGTCGTTCCAGAGCTGCGGCTCGCCGGTGGTCAACGCCAGTCCAGCGATTGAACCGTTCAGAGGAACCCGCTGACCCAGTAGCGTGTCGGCGCCCTCGCCGTCCACGGCAACGTTCATCAGCCAGTTCGGGTCGCCGGTAGGCAACACGACCAGGGCCACGTCCGCATTCGAGGCCACGCGGGCCCTGCTCGCGATGAGGGACCACAACGCATCCGTCCCGGTGCCCGCCAGCATCGCCGAGGTGATCTCCACAGTCGCCTGCAGCCACGCCTCACGACGATGGAGCGCTTGTTCGCTAGATGTGGGCATCTTTAATGAACTGTGCAGCAACTTAGTCAACGTATCAACCTCTGCGGGGGTGATTGTCACTGGTCACTACTATGCGGCGATTCAGCATTGCTCACCTCTGATGCACCTGGGCAACCCACGGCAATGTTGCGATAGTCGAACAAGTAAACCGACCGACTTCTTCCCGGGAGGGAACGGCATTCTCTCAATGAGAGGATCTGCGGCCCAGCACTGTCCAGCGTTCTATTAGGCGCCCATTTGCGGCGTAGGGACCCTTCGTCGAATCGCGAAGCTTGCAGAGCTGGTAACCGCGTTGGAAGTCTGCAGGTGGTGGCCCCTACATGTGTGCAGCAAGGGTCGGCTTCCACCTGATGGTCAGGGTGGATACCTATCTGCCTCTAATCCCAGCCAGTAGACATTCGGTCTAGGTCGGGCCATATGGCCTAAATGCCTTACCTGGGATCTTCGCGGCCGCGCGGGCACTCAACGCCATCACCGTTGTAGAACAGGCCGAAGGTGTTGGCGATGCCGCGATGATTCGGGGTGGATTCCGCCCCGGATCGGGTGGTGGACGGCGCGTTGGCGCGGCTGAGCACCAAAGACTGCCGAGGTTGCGCTGGCCGGTGTGACTCGGCGGTCATGGGACCGATGAAGGTGAAACACACTTTCGGCGTTGGCATCGGCGTCGGCGCGGTCGACGGATCTGACGGAGAATGCCTGGAGTGACGAGTCCTCAGCCAGACGTCCCGTTGTCAGCGCGCACGGTCTGGTCCCGCGCTGTGCCGACGCCGTTGCGCGAGTTCGTCCGAACGGAGACAGGTAGCGCTGTCGTTGTGCTGGTGGCGGCGGTTGCCGCGCTTGTGTGGGCCAACGCCGACGCGACGTCGTACGACATGGTGTGGCGAAGCCCGATGTCGATCGAGATCGGCGCGTTCG contains the following coding sequences:
- a CDS encoding NAD(P)/FAD-dependent oxidoreductase, translating into MSDDADAVVVGSGVNGLVAAAEFALAGWSVVLVERNRDIGGFIATEERTLPGYLHDTYSSWQPLFVSGAAYASLGDLLHKHGLEYRNTDGWTTGSVAADGRTTLLHRDPERTVAEFEHCEDRAAYLASLAFLAENMGSIGGLMSSELRSPALVRYSAGLVRRSGRHGMEQLLRSVATSGRGYARREYRGPEVDHLLVPWLLHAGLSPDHASGGLTAPLLAATLHGFGLPVVLGGAGRFVAAFRLLLDSLGVRVETGTRVERILVQEGRATGVLAGGRAIRARRAVVASVTPTALYDDLLPEGTVPPAIVEEARRFRYGRAAMQIHVALSGPIGWRDERLGTIPLVHLSDGSSSTGIACAEAEAGLLPRRPTLVVGQQYVLDPSRVPAGAASLWLQLQEVPHLPRGDAAGELDTASGWTAALAHGYAKRVLNQIAEHAPDLHDRTRAVDIVTPTDLEARNPNAVDGDPYGGSAELDQSYLWRPLPSAGRHATPVDGLWQIGASTHPGAGLNGASGHVVAKALTEPGRLTRLGERLARRT
- a CDS encoding GAF domain-containing sensor histidine kinase is translated as MTITPAEVDTLTKLLHSSLKMPTSSEQALHRREAWLQATVEITSAMLAGTGTDALWSLIASRARVASNADVALVVLPTGDPNWLMNVAVDGEGADTLLGQRVPLNGSIAGLALTTGEPQLWNDWGKHSNLYPPARSWVAPFGPGMSVPIVDPEGAQLGTFNVGKRRGRPNFDDLDVAMLSSFASQAVLAKQQEEHRTQAEGLRLLEERDRIARDMHDHVLQELFVTGMRLQSMAAAADAEPRARLRQRLLETVATLDDVIGQIRMTIFGLRPSPVPYQQSGDGARQRVLNVVHDATPSLGYAPSIHFTGPIELVDDAITGDLLAVVREALSNTARHAHATQVSVDVTVNGSGLTVRVCDNGRGIGDTTRRSGLRNLRVRAERHHGTFTIHSPGEGAALTWNVPLPPERA